The following coding sequences are from one Polyangia bacterium window:
- a CDS encoding pyruvate carboxylase — translation MSILPFRRLLCANRGEIAVRVFRASTELGFRTVAIFSEEDRVHLHRYKADEAYLVGKGLEPVASYLAEDEIVELAKRHDVDAVHPGYGLLSERASFARKCRDAGIVFIGPTPEAIEALGNKIAARKIAQAAGVPVVPGTAEPIRSVAEARAFANQVGYPVMVKASAGGGGRGMRVVPGDGEMAEALERAKSESRKAFGDDSVFLEKLVVRPKHIEVQVLGDNHGNLVHLFERDCSVQRRHQKVVEYAPAWSVSEAIRARLAEDALKVARQVKYTNAGTVEFLVAENGAHYFIEVNPRIQVEHTVTEVITDRDLVQAQIRVAQGYKLSDPEIDIPNQAAIERRGLAIQVRVTAEDPRNDFLPDTGKIAVYRPGAGLGIRLDDGSGYVGARVSPFYDSLLVKITASGLEWNYARSKVVRALREFRIRGVKTNIHFLENVLQHPTFAAGKAHTTFVDETPELVQYTPRRDRATRILRYVASTVVNGHATVRGKPKPPLVALTREPLLPSVDPRVPPPAGSKQILDNRGPDGVVRWLREDRRVRLTDTTWRDAHQSLLATRLRTYDLARIAPATARVCADFFSLEMWGGATFDVAYRFLSEDPWLRLEELRKLAPNIMFQMLVRGANAVGYTNYPDDVVVAFIEEAAKGGIDVFRIFDALNDVDSMQVAIEAAQKTGKIVETAICYTGDVSDPTRKKFDLKYYVDLAKEVVRRGTHLLAIKDMAGLLKPRAATMLVRALKEAVDVPLHLHMHDTSGNSIASYLAAIEAGVDVVDGAVSIMGGMTSQPSLSSLAFALAGTPRDPRADIAGLEKLSTYWEPVREWYAPFESGLKAPAADVYEHEIPGGQYSNLRAQAEALGVGAAWETVKHAYADVNRLFGDIPKVTPSSKVVGDMAIWMVKQGLDARAVSEKAKDLTFPESVIDYMRGSLGHPPGGFPEPLRTHILKGATRIEGRPGASMPPFDWAGARREMETLAGISVETRDVVSYALYPKVMREYMEHRALHGDTSVLPTPTFFYGLRVGEESWVDIEPGKTLIIKLLSIGDVEADGARVLTFEINGQPRTMRVADDAAKITGVRRRKAAAGRKGEIGAPMPGRVIDLVTKVGEHVKAGQKLLVTEAMKLETVIKAPVNGLVREIVAGASESVEAGDLLVVIEEVAS, via the coding sequence ATGTCCATCCTCCCCTTTCGGCGCCTGCTGTGCGCGAATCGCGGCGAGATTGCAGTTCGTGTTTTCCGCGCTTCGACCGAGCTCGGTTTTCGCACGGTGGCGATTTTTTCCGAGGAGGACCGGGTCCACCTGCACCGCTATAAAGCCGACGAAGCCTATCTGGTGGGCAAGGGTCTCGAGCCGGTGGCGTCGTACCTGGCCGAGGACGAGATCGTCGAGCTGGCCAAACGCCACGACGTCGATGCGGTTCACCCTGGTTACGGGCTTTTGTCCGAGCGCGCCTCGTTCGCCCGCAAGTGCCGCGACGCCGGCATCGTCTTCATCGGGCCCACGCCCGAGGCGATCGAAGCGCTGGGTAACAAGATCGCCGCCCGCAAGATCGCTCAGGCGGCGGGCGTGCCGGTGGTGCCGGGCACCGCCGAGCCGATTCGTTCCGTTGCCGAGGCGCGCGCCTTCGCCAATCAAGTCGGTTACCCGGTGATGGTGAAGGCGTCGGCCGGCGGCGGCGGGCGCGGCATGCGCGTGGTCCCTGGTGACGGCGAGATGGCCGAGGCGTTGGAGCGGGCCAAGTCGGAATCGCGCAAGGCCTTCGGCGATGATTCGGTGTTTTTGGAAAAGCTGGTGGTGCGGCCCAAGCACATCGAGGTGCAGGTGCTGGGCGACAACCACGGCAACCTGGTGCACCTGTTCGAACGCGACTGTTCGGTGCAGCGCCGTCACCAGAAGGTGGTCGAGTACGCGCCGGCCTGGTCGGTGTCCGAGGCGATCCGCGCCCGCCTGGCCGAAGACGCCCTGAAGGTGGCGCGCCAGGTGAAGTACACCAACGCCGGCACGGTGGAATTTCTGGTCGCCGAAAACGGCGCGCACTACTTCATCGAGGTGAACCCGCGCATCCAGGTCGAGCACACCGTCACCGAGGTGATCACCGACCGCGATCTGGTGCAAGCGCAGATCCGCGTCGCCCAGGGCTACAAACTCAGCGATCCGGAGATCGACATCCCCAACCAGGCGGCCATCGAACGCCGGGGCTTGGCCATTCAGGTGCGCGTGACCGCGGAGGATCCGCGCAACGATTTTCTACCCGACACCGGCAAGATCGCCGTCTATCGTCCGGGCGCGGGCCTGGGCATTCGCCTCGACGACGGGTCGGGCTACGTCGGCGCCCGGGTGTCGCCTTTCTACGATTCGCTGCTGGTGAAGATCACCGCGTCGGGCCTGGAATGGAACTATGCCCGCAGCAAGGTGGTGCGCGCGCTGCGCGAGTTCCGCATCCGCGGCGTGAAGACGAATATTCATTTCCTCGAGAACGTCCTGCAGCACCCGACGTTCGCCGCGGGCAAGGCCCACACCACCTTCGTCGACGAGACGCCCGAGCTGGTGCAGTACACCCCGCGCCGCGATCGAGCCACCCGCATCCTGCGCTATGTCGCCTCGACAGTGGTGAACGGCCACGCCACCGTGCGTGGGAAACCCAAGCCGCCGCTGGTGGCGCTGACCCGCGAGCCGTTGCTACCCTCGGTGGACCCGCGCGTCCCACCGCCCGCCGGCAGCAAGCAGATCCTGGACAACCGTGGCCCGGACGGGGTGGTTCGCTGGTTGCGCGAGGATCGCCGCGTGCGCCTGACCGACACCACCTGGCGCGACGCCCACCAGTCGCTGCTGGCCACGCGCTTGCGCACGTACGATCTGGCGCGCATCGCGCCGGCCACGGCGCGCGTCTGCGCCGATTTCTTTTCGCTGGAGATGTGGGGCGGCGCCACCTTCGACGTGGCCTATCGATTCTTGTCGGAAGATCCCTGGCTGCGCCTGGAAGAGCTGCGCAAGCTGGCCCCCAACATCATGTTCCAGATGCTGGTGCGTGGGGCCAACGCCGTCGGCTACACCAACTATCCCGACGACGTGGTGGTGGCCTTCATCGAAGAAGCGGCCAAAGGCGGCATCGACGTCTTTCGCATCTTCGACGCCTTGAATGACGTCGACAGCATGCAGGTGGCCATCGAAGCGGCGCAGAAGACCGGCAAGATCGTCGAGACGGCGATCTGCTACACCGGCGACGTCTCCGATCCCACGCGCAAGAAATTCGATCTCAAGTACTACGTCGACCTGGCCAAGGAAGTGGTCCGGCGCGGGACCCACCTCTTGGCGATCAAAGACATGGCCGGTCTTCTGAAGCCGCGCGCGGCGACCATGCTGGTGCGGGCGTTGAAGGAAGCGGTGGACGTGCCGCTGCACCTGCACATGCACGATACTTCGGGCAACAGCATCGCCAGTTACCTGGCGGCCATCGAGGCCGGCGTGGACGTGGTCGACGGCGCGGTCAGCATCATGGGCGGCATGACCTCGCAGCCGTCGCTGTCGTCGCTGGCCTTCGCGCTGGCCGGGACGCCGCGCGATCCGCGCGCCGACATTGCCGGCCTGGAAAAGCTGTCGACCTACTGGGAGCCGGTGCGCGAGTGGTACGCGCCGTTCGAATCGGGCCTGAAGGCGCCGGCCGCCGACGTCTACGAGCACGAGATCCCCGGCGGCCAGTACTCGAACCTGCGCGCCCAGGCCGAGGCATTGGGCGTGGGTGCGGCCTGGGAGACGGTCAAGCACGCGTACGCCGACGTCAATCGACTGTTCGGCGACATTCCCAAGGTCACGCCATCGTCGAAGGTCGTCGGCGACATGGCCATCTGGATGGTGAAGCAGGGCCTGGACGCCCGCGCGGTCAGCGAGAAGGCGAAGGATCTGACGTTCCCAGAATCGGTGATCGATTACATGCGCGGATCGCTCGGTCACCCGCCGGGCGGCTTTCCCGAGCCGCTGCGCACGCACATCCTGAAAGGCGCCACCCGGATCGAAGGCCGCCCCGGCGCTTCGATGCCGCCCTTCGACTGGGCGGGGGCGCGCCGTGAGATGGAGACCTTGGCCGGCATCAGCGTCGAGACGCGCGACGTGGTTTCGTACGCGCTTTATCCCAAGGTGATGCGGGAGTACATGGAGCACCGGGCGTTGCACGGCGACACCTCGGTGCTGCCGACGCCGACGTTCTTTTACGGTCTGCGCGTCGGCGAAGAGTCGTGGGTGGACATCGAGCCGGGCAAGACGCTGATCATCAAGCTGCTGTCCATCGGCGACGTCGAGGCAGACGGCGCGCGCGTGCTGACGTTCGAGATTAACGGCCAGCCCCGCACCATGCGAGTGGCCGACGACGCCGCCAAGATCACCGGCGTGCGGCGCCGCAAGGCGGCCGCCGGCCGCAAGGGCGAGATCGGCGCGCCCATGCCGGGGCGGGTGATCGATCTCGTCACCAAGGTCGGCGAGCACGTCAAGGCGGGGCAAAAGCTGCTGGTCACCGAAGCGATGAAGCTGGAGACGGTGATCAAGGCGCCGGTGAACGGGCTGGTTCGTGAGATCGTGGCCGGCGCCAGCGAAAGCGTCGAGGCCGGCGATCTGCTGGTGGTGATCGAAGAGGTCGCCTCCTGA
- a CDS encoding substrate-binding domain-containing protein — translation MTVPTAGALRARGLALVLPALIGALSCEQRRSEMPSQPSSSPPMAEISPPPTKRIRIAMIGKSSTNPVFLSARSGAEAAARDQSAKLGFPVQVVWLTPPREDAQVQAQRITQAVKEGMDAVLVSCSDDVQLTPAIDDAVSKGVPVMTFDSDAPQSKRFAYFGVDDRRLGATVMAELAKLIHARGKIAILAGNPAAPNLRKRAEGVKEQAARYPHVEIVGTFFHPETPEDAAAEVLRVTAAYPELRGWAMIGGWALFSKTLLDEPALQKMKIVGVDGLPPELRYIEKKVVPVLIAQPTFLWGNVGVMKILDRIQYHRDVPSTIAMEPVRITADTLGDWSRQLKQWGFADVPEEYLKLK, via the coding sequence ATGACGGTCCCAACCGCCGGTGCGCTCCGCGCCCGAGGTCTGGCGCTGGTGTTGCCGGCGCTGATCGGCGCGCTGTCGTGCGAACAGCGCCGATCCGAGATGCCGTCGCAACCGTCGTCGTCGCCGCCGATGGCGGAGATTTCACCGCCACCCACGAAACGCATCCGCATCGCGATGATCGGCAAAAGCTCGACCAACCCGGTGTTCTTGTCGGCGCGTTCCGGAGCGGAAGCGGCGGCGCGCGACCAATCGGCGAAGCTGGGATTTCCCGTGCAGGTGGTGTGGTTGACCCCGCCGCGCGAGGACGCGCAGGTGCAGGCGCAGCGAATCACCCAGGCGGTGAAAGAAGGAATGGACGCCGTGCTGGTGTCTTGTTCGGATGACGTGCAGCTGACGCCAGCCATCGACGACGCCGTCAGCAAGGGCGTGCCGGTGATGACCTTTGACAGCGATGCGCCGCAGTCGAAACGGTTTGCTTACTTCGGCGTCGACGATCGCCGCCTCGGCGCCACGGTGATGGCCGAGTTGGCCAAGCTGATCCATGCGCGCGGCAAGATCGCCATCCTGGCCGGCAACCCGGCGGCGCCCAATCTGCGCAAACGCGCCGAAGGCGTCAAGGAGCAGGCCGCCCGCTATCCGCACGTGGAAATAGTGGGAACATTCTTCCACCCGGAGACGCCCGAGGATGCAGCGGCGGAAGTCCTGCGCGTCACCGCCGCTTATCCCGAGCTGCGCGGCTGGGCGATGATCGGCGGCTGGGCCCTGTTCTCGAAGACGCTGCTCGACGAGCCGGCCCTGCAGAAGATGAAGATCGTCGGCGTCGACGGCTTGCCGCCCGAGCTGCGCTACATCGAAAAAAAGGTGGTGCCGGTCTTGATCGCCCAGCCGACTTTTCTCTGGGGAAATGTCGGGGTGATGAAAATTCTCGATCGCATTCAGTACCACCGAGACGTGCCGTCGACCATCGCGATGGAGCCGGTGCGCATCACCGCTGACACTCTGGGCGATTGGTCGCGCCAGTTGAAACAGTGGGGATTCGCCGACGTGCCCGAAGAATATTTGAAACTGAAGTAA